Genomic window (Tardiphaga sp. vice304):
GGGATCGAGGAAGCCGACGCGCTGCTGATCGTCGGCTCCAACCCGCGCAAGGAAGCCGCCGTTCTCAACGCGCGCATCCGAAAGCGCTGGCGCACCGGCCAGTTGAAGATCGGCGTGATCGGCGAGAAGGCCGACCTGACCTATCTCTACGACTATCTCGGCGCCGGCACGGAATCGATGAACGAGCTGGCCGCCGGCAAGAACGACTTTGCCGACGTGTTGAAGAACGCCAAGAAGCCGATCGTGCTGGTCGGCGCGGGTGCCGCAGCGCGTCCCGACGGCGCCGCGGTGTTGGCGCTGGCCGCGAAGCTCGCGGCCGATTTCGGCGCCATCACGGAGGGCTGGAACGGCTTTGCCGTGCTGCAGGCGACGGCCTCCAAGGTCGGCGCGCTGGACATCGGTTTCGCGCCGGGTGCCGGCAGCCTCAGCGTGGCCCAGATGACCGCGCCGGGTGCAATCGACGTGCTGTTCTCGCTCGGCGCCGATGAAGTGAAGGTCGCCGACGGCACCTTCGTCGTCTATATCGGCACCCATGGCGACCGCGGCGCGCACCGCGCCGACGTCATCCTGCCGGGTGCGGCCTATACCGAAAAGTCCGGCCTCTACGTCAACACCGAAGGCCGTGTGCAGATGGCCGCGCGCGCCGGGTTCCCGCCGGGCGAGGCCCGCGAAGACTGGGCTGTGATCCGCGCTCTGTCCGACGTGCTTGGCCACCGGCTGCCCTATGATTCGCTGGCCGCGTTGCGCCAGGCGATCTTCAAGGCGGTGCCGCATCTGATCCGGCTCGATCAGATCGAGGCTGGCGACGCCTCGGTGATCAAGACCCTTGCGGGGAAGGGCGGTAGCGTCGAGAAGACGCCGTTCAAGACCTGCATTGAGGATTTCTACCTGACCAACCCGATCGCACGCGCGTCAGCCATCATGGCGGAATGTTCCCGCCTGGCTTCCGGCCAGATACTGACGGCGGCGGAGTAAACCGATGGCTGATATCTGGACTAGCACCCTGTGGCCGCTGATCGTCATGGTCGCGCAGTCGCTTCTCGTGCTCGTAGTGTTGTTGATCGCGATTGCCTTCATCCTGCTGGGCGATCGCAAGATCTGGGCGGCGGTGCAGATGCGCCGCGGACCCAACGTGGTGGGGCCGTTCGGCCTGCTGCAATCCTTCGCCGATCTCTTGAAGTTCGTGCTCAAGGAGCCGGTTATTCCGTCCGGCTCCAACAAGGGCGTGTTTCTGCTGGCGCCCTTGGTGTCCTGCGTGCTGGCGCTGGCCGCCTGGGCCGTGATCCCGATGAACCTCGGCTGGGTGATCGCCGATCTCAACGTCGGCGTGCTCTACATCTTCGCGATCTCGTCGCTGTCGGTGTACGGCATCATCATGGCCGGCTGGTCGTCGAACTCGAAATATCCGTTCCTCGCCGCGCTCCGCTCGGCCGCGCAGATGGTTTCTTATGAAGTCTCGATCGGCTTTGTCATCATTACGGTCATGCTGTGCGTCGGCTCGCTGAACCTGTCGGCGATCGTCATGGCGCAGGACGGCAAGTGGGGCATGCTGGGCTGGTACTTCATCCCGCTGTTCCCGATGTTCGTGGTGTTCTACGTCTCGGCGCTCGCGGAAACCAACCGTCCGCCCTTCGATCTCGTCGAGGCCGAATCGGAGCTGGTCGCGGGCTTCATGACGGAATACGGCTCGACACCGTACCTTTTGTTCATGCTCGGCGAATACGTCGCCATCGTCACCATGTGCGCGCTGGCCACCATCCTGTTCCTCGGCGGCTGGCTGTCGCCGATCCCGTTCGCACCGTTCACCTGGGTGCCAGGCATCATCTGGTTCACGCTCAAGGTGCTGTTCATGTTCTTCCTGATTGCGATGGCGAAGGCGATCGTGCCGCGCTACCGCTATGACCAGCTGATGCGTCTGGGCTGGAAGGTGTTTCTGCCGCTGTCGCTGGGCTATGTCATCCTCGTCGCGGCCGTGCTGCAATTCGGGGGGCTTGCTCCGAAATGAGGTCACTATGAATATCAGGGCAACCGCTCATTCGCTGCTGCTGGCCGAGTTCGCATCCGCGTTCGTCCTCGCCATGCGCTATTTCTTCCGGCCGAAACCGACGCTGAATTATCCCTTCGAGAAAGGGCCGATTTCGCCGCGCTTCCGTGGAGAACACGCGCTGCGCCGCTATCCGAACGGCGAGGAACGCTGTATCGCCTGCAAGCTGTGCGAGGCCGTTTGTCCCGCGCAGGCCATTACCATCGAGGCCGGTCCGCGCCGCAACGACGGCACGCGCCGCACCGTGCGCTACGACATCGACATGGTGAAGTGCATCTATTGCGGGCTGTGCCAGGAAGCCTGTCCGGTCGATGCGATCGTCGAGGGACCGAACTTCGAATTCGCGACCGAGACCCGTGAGGAACTGTACTATGACAAGGCGAAACTGCTCGCCAACGGCGACCGCTGGGAACGAGAGATTGCCAAATCGATCGAACTCGACTCGCCGTACCGGTAGGACACAGTCATGATTGCCGCATTGTTCTTCTACCTGTTCGCCGGCGTCTGCGTCGCCAGCGCGGTGATGGTGATTGCCTCGCGCAATCCCGTCCATGCCGTGCTGTTCCTGATCCTCGCTTTCGTCAATGCGTCCGGCCTGTTCGTGCTGATGGGCGCCGAATTCCTCGCCATGCTGCTGATCGTCGTCTATGTCGGCGCGGTCGCGGTGCTGTTCCTGTTCGTCATCATGATGCTCGATGTCGACTTCGCGCAGCTGCGCGAAGGCTTCATCGAATACCTGCCGTTCGGCCTCCTGATCGGCGTGATCTTCCTCGCCGAGCTGCTGCTCGTGGTCGGCGGCTGGGTAATCAACCCGAACGTCACCAAGTCGATCACCTCGGCGATCCCCGCCGGCATTTCCAACACCGAGGCGCTCGGCCTGGTGCTGTATACGAAGTACATCCATTACTTCCAGCTCTCGGCGATGGTGCTGCTGGTGGCGATGATCGGCGCGATCGTGCTGACGCTGCGCCACAAGGCGACCGTCAAGCGCCAGGACATCAACGTGCAGAACGCCCGCACGCCGGCGCTCGCCATGGATGTGCGCAAGGTCGCCGTCGGGCAGGGCCTGCAGGACGCGGACGCCTCGGAGTGGGTCAAATGACGATCGGTCTCGGACATTATCTGGCGGTCGGCGCGATCCTGTTCACGCTCGGCATTCTCGGCATCTTTCTCAACCGCAAGAACGTCATCGTCATCCTGATGTCGATCGAGCTGATCCTGCTGGCGGTCAACATCAACCTGGTGGCGTTCTCGACCTTCCTGGGCGACATCGTCGGCCAGGTGTTCGCGCTGCTGGTGCTGACGGTGGCCGCTGCGGAAGCAGCCATCGGCCTTGCCGTGCTGGTCGTCTATTTCCGCAACCGCGGCTCGATCGCGGTTGAAGACATCAATCTGATGAAGGGCTGAGCCAGCTATGATCCAGGCTCTTGTTTTCCTGCCGCTGATCGGCGCGATCCTTGCCGGGCTGATCGCCCTGTCGGGCGCGCATGCGCGCCACCCCAGCGGCGACCAGCTCGACCATCACCATGACGACGCGCATGGCCACGGCGACGCGCACGCAGCGCACGCCCATGACGATCACGCCCATGACGATCACGGCCATGATGACCACCACGTGGCCGAGCCGGCTGCGGCCGGTTCCCGCGCGGCCGAACTGATCACCTCGACGCTGCTGGTGGTTTCCGCCGCGCTGTCATGGATGACGCTGGTCGATGTCGGCTTCATGCACCATGACGTCCGCGTGGTCCTGATGCCCTGGATCACCTCCGGCGACCTTCAGCTGTCGTGGACGCTGCGCGTCGACACGCTGACCGCCGTCATGCTGGTGGTCGTCACCACGGTGTCGGCGCTCGTGCACATCTATTCGCTCGGCTACATGGAAGACGATCCGAACCGCCCGCGCTTCATGGGCTATCTGTCGCTGTTCACTTTCATGATGCTGATGCTGGTGACCGCCGACAATCTGCTGCAGCTGTTCTTCGGCTGGGAAGGCGTCGGTCTCGCCAGCTATTTGCTGATCGGGTTCTGGTATCAGAAGCCGAGCGCCAACGCCGCGGCGATCAAGGCCTTCGTGGTCAACCGCGTCGGCGATTTCGGCTTCCTGCTCGGCATCTTCGCGATCTTCATGATGGTCGGCTCGACCGATTTCGACACCATCTTCGCCGCCCTTCCGGGCCTGACCGGCAAGACCATCAACTTCTTCGGCTGGCAGGCCGACGCGCTGACGCTGATCGGCCTGTTGTTGTTCATGGGCGCGATGGGCAAGTCGGCCCAGTTCCTGCTGCACACCTGGCTGCCGGACGCGATGGAAGGCCCGACCCCGGTGTCGGCGCTGATTCATGCCGCCACCATGGTGACCGCCGGCGTGTTCCTGGTGGCCCGCATGTCGCCGCTGTTCGAGCTCGCGCCGAATGCCCAGGCCGTGATCATGCTGGTCGGCGCGACCACCGCGTTCTTCGCGGCCACCATCGGCTTGGTGCAGAACGACATCAAGCGCATCGTGGCCTATTCGACCTGTTCGCAGCTAGGCTACATGTTCGTGGCGCTGGGGGCAGGGGGCTACTCCATCGCCATGTTCCATCTGTTCACGCACGCCTTCTTCAAGGCGCTGCTGTTCTTAGGGTCCGGCTCGGTGATCTACGCGATGCATCACGAGCAGGACATCCGCAAGATGGGCGGGTTGTGGCGCAAGATCCCGTTCACCTATGCGATGATGGTGATCGGCACGCTGGCGCTGACCGGCTTCCCGCTGACCGCCGGCTACTTTTCGAAGGATGCGATCATCGAGGCCGCCTATGTCTCGACCAATCCGTTCGCGCTGTACGGCTTCCTGATGACCATCGTCGCCGCGGGTCTCACCTCGTTCTATTCCTGGCGCCTGATCTTCAAGACCTTCCACGGCGCGCCGCATGACCAGAAGCATTACGAGGCCGCGCATGAAGCGCCACTGGTGATGCTGGTGCCGCTCGGCGTGCTGGCGGCCGGTGCGATCCTCGCCGGCTTCCCGTTCAAGGAACTGTTCGCCGGTCACGGCGTGGAGGAGTTCTTCCGGGATTCGCTGAAGAACCATCCGCACCTCTTGGACGAGATGCACCACATCCCCGCGATGATTGCCAACCTGCCGACGGTGATGATGGCGGCCGGCTTCCTGGTGTCGTATCTGTTCTACATCCGCCGGCCCTATCTGCCGGTCGAACTCGCCGGCCAGCATCCGCTGCTCTACAAGTTCCTGCTCAACAAGTGGTACTTTGACGAGCTGTATGACCTGATCTTCGTGCGTCCCGCCAAATGGCTTGGCCGCTTCCTGTGGAAGGTCGGCGACGGCAAGATCATCGACGGGCTCGGTCCCGACGGCATTTCGGCTCGCGTGCTCGATATCACGCGCGGTGCGGTGCGGATCCAGACCGGCTATCTCTACCACTATGCCTTCGCGATGCTGATCGGCGTCGCCGGGCTGATCACCTGGTTCATATTCGGCCTGGGGGGCCACTGATGTCGTCGGCTTCCGTCATGACCTGGCCCATTCTCTCCGTCGTCACCTTCCTGCCGACCATCGGCGCCGTGCTGGTGTATCTGCTGGCGCGCGGCGGCGACGAGGCGGCCAACCGCAACGCGCGCTGGATCGCGATCTGGGCAACCTTGATCACCTTCGCGGTCTCGCTGATCCTGGTGATGCGCTACGACGCGGCCAATGGCGACTTCCAGTTCGTCGAGAAGCTGCCGTGGCTGGCCACGGCGATCAACTACCACATGGGCGTGGACGGCATTTCGCTGCCCTTCGTGATCCTGACCACCGCCTTGATGCCGTTCTGCATCCTGGCGTCGTGGAAATCGATCACCAAGCGCGTGCCCGAATACATGATGGCGTTTCTGATCCTGGAAACGCTGATGATCGGCACCTTCTCGGCGCTGGATCTGGTGCTGTTCTACCTGTTCTTCGAAGGCGGCCTGATCCCGATGTTCCTGATCATCGGCGTCTGGGGCGGCCCGCGCCGCGTCTATGCCTCGTTCAAGTTCTTCCTCTACACGCTGCTCGGCTCGGTCCTGATGCTGCTGGCGATCATGGCGCTGTACTGGAACGCCGGCACCACCGACATTCCGACCCTGATGCACACCGCCGTGCCGCGCAGCCTGCAGATCTGGGCCTGGCTGGCGTTCTTCGCGTCCTTCGCGGTGAAGATGCCGATGTGGCCGGTGCACACCTGGCTGCCGGACGCGCATGTCGAGGCGCCGACCGCGGGCTCGGTCGTGCTGGCCGCGATCATGCTGAAGATGGGCGGCTACGGCTTCCTGCGCTTCTCGCTGCCGATGTTCCCGGACGCCTCGCTGTATTTTACGCCGATGGTGCTGACGCTGTCGGTGATCGCCATCGTCTACACCTCGCTGGTGGCCTTGATGCAGGAAGACATCAAGAAGCTGATTGCCTACTCGTCGGTCGCCCATATGGGCTTCGTGACCATGGGCATCTTTGCCGGCAACACCCAGGGCGTCGCCGGGGCCGTGTTCCAGATGGTTTCGCACGGCATCGTGTCGGGCGCGCTGTTCCTCTGCGTCGGCATCGTCTACGACCGCCTGCATACCCGCGAGATCGCGGCCTATGGCGGCCTCGTCAACCGGATGCCGATCTACGCGATGATGTTCATGGTGTTCACCATGGCCAATGTCGGTCTGCCCGGAACTTCCGGCTTCGTCGGCGAATTCATGACGCTGATCGGCACCTTCAAGACCAGCATCCCCGCGGCGGTCATCGCCACGACAGGCGTGATCCTGTCGGCGAGCTACGCGCTGTGGCTGTACCGCAAGGTGGTGTTCGGCGGGCTGACCAAGCCGTCGTTGATGAGCATCAAGGACATCACGTTCCGCGAAGGCTTGCTGCTCGCCCCCCTGGTCGTGCTCACCATCTGGTTCGGCTTCTATCCCAAGCCGGTGCTCGACATGTCGGCCGCCTCGGTGCAACTCCTCGTCAACAACTACGCCGCTGCAACATCTGCCGTGAAGGCAGCCGCGCTGCTGCCATGAACGCAGCAGGTCAGGACAACGCGCAATGACTTTTGAGACCGCCGGATATTCACTGCTCCCCGTATTGCCGGAGATCGTGCTCGC
Coding sequences:
- the nuoH gene encoding NADH-quinone oxidoreductase subunit NuoH encodes the protein MADIWTSTLWPLIVMVAQSLLVLVVLLIAIAFILLGDRKIWAAVQMRRGPNVVGPFGLLQSFADLLKFVLKEPVIPSGSNKGVFLLAPLVSCVLALAAWAVIPMNLGWVIADLNVGVLYIFAISSLSVYGIIMAGWSSNSKYPFLAALRSAAQMVSYEVSIGFVIITVMLCVGSLNLSAIVMAQDGKWGMLGWYFIPLFPMFVVFYVSALAETNRPPFDLVEAESELVAGFMTEYGSTPYLLFMLGEYVAIVTMCALATILFLGGWLSPIPFAPFTWVPGIIWFTLKVLFMFFLIAMAKAIVPRYRYDQLMRLGWKVFLPLSLGYVILVAAVLQFGGLAPK
- the nuoI gene encoding NADH-quinone oxidoreductase subunit NuoI, producing MNIRATAHSLLLAEFASAFVLAMRYFFRPKPTLNYPFEKGPISPRFRGEHALRRYPNGEERCIACKLCEAVCPAQAITIEAGPRRNDGTRRTVRYDIDMVKCIYCGLCQEACPVDAIVEGPNFEFATETREELYYDKAKLLANGDRWEREIAKSIELDSPYR
- a CDS encoding NADH-quinone oxidoreductase subunit J: MIAALFFYLFAGVCVASAVMVIASRNPVHAVLFLILAFVNASGLFVLMGAEFLAMLLIVVYVGAVAVLFLFVIMMLDVDFAQLREGFIEYLPFGLLIGVIFLAELLLVVGGWVINPNVTKSITSAIPAGISNTEALGLVLYTKYIHYFQLSAMVLLVAMIGAIVLTLRHKATVKRQDINVQNARTPALAMDVRKVAVGQGLQDADASEWVK
- the nuoK gene encoding NADH-quinone oxidoreductase subunit NuoK; this translates as MTIGLGHYLAVGAILFTLGILGIFLNRKNVIVILMSIELILLAVNINLVAFSTFLGDIVGQVFALLVLTVAAAEAAIGLAVLVVYFRNRGSIAVEDINLMKG
- the nuoL gene encoding NADH-quinone oxidoreductase subunit L; this translates as MIQALVFLPLIGAILAGLIALSGAHARHPSGDQLDHHHDDAHGHGDAHAAHAHDDHAHDDHGHDDHHVAEPAAAGSRAAELITSTLLVVSAALSWMTLVDVGFMHHDVRVVLMPWITSGDLQLSWTLRVDTLTAVMLVVVTTVSALVHIYSLGYMEDDPNRPRFMGYLSLFTFMMLMLVTADNLLQLFFGWEGVGLASYLLIGFWYQKPSANAAAIKAFVVNRVGDFGFLLGIFAIFMMVGSTDFDTIFAALPGLTGKTINFFGWQADALTLIGLLLFMGAMGKSAQFLLHTWLPDAMEGPTPVSALIHAATMVTAGVFLVARMSPLFELAPNAQAVIMLVGATTAFFAATIGLVQNDIKRIVAYSTCSQLGYMFVALGAGGYSIAMFHLFTHAFFKALLFLGSGSVIYAMHHEQDIRKMGGLWRKIPFTYAMMVIGTLALTGFPLTAGYFSKDAIIEAAYVSTNPFALYGFLMTIVAAGLTSFYSWRLIFKTFHGAPHDQKHYEAAHEAPLVMLVPLGVLAAGAILAGFPFKELFAGHGVEEFFRDSLKNHPHLLDEMHHIPAMIANLPTVMMAAGFLVSYLFYIRRPYLPVELAGQHPLLYKFLLNKWYFDELYDLIFVRPAKWLGRFLWKVGDGKIIDGLGPDGISARVLDITRGAVRIQTGYLYHYAFAMLIGVAGLITWFIFGLGGH
- a CDS encoding NADH-quinone oxidoreductase subunit M, which translates into the protein MTWPILSVVTFLPTIGAVLVYLLARGGDEAANRNARWIAIWATLITFAVSLILVMRYDAANGDFQFVEKLPWLATAINYHMGVDGISLPFVILTTALMPFCILASWKSITKRVPEYMMAFLILETLMIGTFSALDLVLFYLFFEGGLIPMFLIIGVWGGPRRVYASFKFFLYTLLGSVLMLLAIMALYWNAGTTDIPTLMHTAVPRSLQIWAWLAFFASFAVKMPMWPVHTWLPDAHVEAPTAGSVVLAAIMLKMGGYGFLRFSLPMFPDASLYFTPMVLTLSVIAIVYTSLVALMQEDIKKLIAYSSVAHMGFVTMGIFAGNTQGVAGAVFQMVSHGIVSGALFLCVGIVYDRLHTREIAAYGGLVNRMPIYAMMFMVFTMANVGLPGTSGFVGEFMTLIGTFKTSIPAAVIATTGVILSASYALWLYRKVVFGGLTKPSLMSIKDITFREGLLLAPLVVLTIWFGFYPKPVLDMSAASVQLLVNNYAAATSAVKAAALLP